In Drosophila simulans strain w501 chromosome 3R, Prin_Dsim_3.1, whole genome shotgun sequence, a single window of DNA contains:
- the LOC6727496 gene encoding trithorax group protein osa has protein sequence MEGSSNSGLLLALMLLLCTAATSSGESTTETPSALLPLEARSADVSGEEDVISTSYVLPNQIFNEGKPYYARQDPVSGQLDFSAKKPAGIQPEANEVLDPNEKIVLSGGSSPNIHDFLNLPVKYSSSKFVYPLVSSSYANLKYQGSNKNYITNKKPTSVVAPVTPPPPNYHSSNFFTVPTTKLTAVTPTAGAYYPSSPSTSTSTTTSTTTTTTTTTTRGTLPPSRKPVTTTTTTAPTSPAAKYTTTSRRPIPLQTVSTSPQPPRTSTTRKKFVPTKKYSPTVPSTSGRPTVGHEDQRPVKSSPRPTPSSSDVALTTHHATPQAAIFPTEPATTTKMYTTSSTSAPVVFTEGPTPPPAFSPIPGTGIPNLDPADVYHTLGQKNTQAEEQQQLQLEKQQQMQKQQQIQQQQYQEQQQHQYEQQQYQLQLEKQHLEKQKHPYQQQLEKQQQQQQQQHNQQQHQLQHQQQQHQQQQQQHIQQQHQQQQQHQPLPPTLQQQPSPPKPPMTLSDIFNSLAEEESNVAQNYQQNQGFDAQGNLIQPIAPSKPSPFAMQQPGTQQQPGSQQPAPHQRPSPNEQKVISGSQENYSNEYVSYQVQQPNMMQYRPVPGQINNVVISPGQQSASFVLGSQVQQVSVGHPSIEKEPLFAKDTPGVQYGQVINEDIGNIKRPLKEPLPPPPNFQQMPSVQQNSNFHQNGNVATSGAPGTVSYQEPPPEAPTPYQQLPLIGSNKRPSKKPVTKPEQPSHPYPPQQSSTPQKPQPTPPVLMQGEDTKELLVSTNIRFPAQGEESLELPSSAVMQGPPAGPSINGHAQPLSLQQIQNSNPVVFPKPMDEVAPGSASVQIQQHEVLNLSQQKQPLKFPAQQPGEQPSLEMEPPPRYPTTVPAHAPPTPGKRPLGTPPPSNFYNEYNRKPQNGPRPSNLPNILPQFRPNAKISSGHPPALKQEPGNIRLPQQGGPGPKRPYNPAMQPQFAHRRQPLHQQHQQMMQKRYPMNRISEYPVGPGPGGDVNRRVYRLPPYGGQNVPYLPDHMYPRRPQGPGPLRSVDGYPAERHAPSSEPYKTIDAEAAADFEEEDLVINDPPQPVTPGKDRKGAEETKLEPVVTLQMLQSQKKAVSLPGDDTGAGEIQVTADNDPQEAEASKLSQQKLDPSGMYVVFPMKSAEKGQSEGDAPSAPAEYQNTPFSVIRDQPQEPILKNKKPQSLQQQNKAQQVPKDKFPYPIEKPDPSFSELHPESQTSVSGVLVAPRIITGAMGTGTETPIAIAYTPTEPNPFRHEQGQKFSNINLATSVINEIRQDTQTEEGLSSDFDLRGQNFEKDFMAPFYPSVSLGGASGAAALNPAAPSNWNILPSTTDQAIYEKNNINRADVEPTEQKKPEEEQPTASPLVAEKPSEMDSFQPQLQGGFKPIYPPGYKHVEQVEQEEIAGAKNAGKDQPIALPLMGTTAKPSTSASPVSSSSSSSTSTSSTTSTTSTTHPPGVTKSDVTLATTKAPAISTKPTQRKKSTFETSLAALLFGDEDEEDGARKSAELPKAQVGPRNVPRMGPRSLTMS, from the exons ATGGAAGGCAGTAGCAACTCAGGGTTGCTGCTGGCACTAATGTTGCTGCtttgcacagcagcaacatcgagcGGAGAGTCCACCACCGAGACTCCATCGGCCCTGTTGCCCTTGGAAGCCAGGAGTGCTGATGTCTCCGGCGAGGAAGATGTCATCTCTACAAGCTATGTGCTGCCCAATCAGATTTTCAACGAGGGAAAACCGTACTATGCACGCCAGGATCCCGTGTCTGGTCAGCTGGACTTCAGTGCCAAGAAACCGGCGGGAATTCAGCCGGAGGCCAATGAGGTGCTGGATCCCAACGAGAAGATCGTGCTGAGTGGCGGCAGTTCGCCCAACATACACGACTTCTTGAACCTGCCCGTGAAGTACTCCTCATCGAAGTTTGTTTATCCGCTGGTCTCCAGTTCGTATGCCAACTTAAAGTACCAGGGCAGTAACAAGAATTACATCACCAACAAGAAACCCACTTCGGTGGTGGCTCCCGTTACACCCCCACCGCCCAACTATCATAGCTCGAACTTCTTCACGGTGCCAACTACTAAGCTAACTGCAGTGACACCCACGGCAGGAGCTTACTATCCTAGTAGTCCCTCCActagcaccagcaccaccacgtCTACAACGACAACCacgacaacaaccacaacTCGGGGAACTTTGCCCCCTTCGAGGAAACCAGTTACCACCACTACAACCACGGCTCCAACTAGCCCGGCGGCCAAGTACACCACCACGTCAAGACGCCCCATTCCTTTGCAGACTGTTTCCACGAGCCCACAACCTCCGCGCACCAGTACCACCCGTAAGAAGTTTGTGCCGACCAAGAAGTACAGTCCCACGGTGCCCAGCACCAGTGGCAGGCCAACGGTTGGGCACGAGGATCAGCGTCCGGTGAAGTCATCGCCCAGACCAActcccagcagcagcgatGTGGCCCTTACCACACACCATGCCACGCCGCAGGCAGCTATCTTCCCTACGGAGCCTGCCACAACCACCAAGATGTACACCACATCGAGCACAAGTGCACCTGTGGTATTCACCGAAGGACCCACGCCCCCACCCGCCTTTAGTCCCATTCCGGGAACTGGTATTCCCAACCTGGATCCAGCCGACGTTTATCACACGCTGGGGCAGAAGAACACacaggcggaggagcagcaacagctgcaactggaaaagcagcagcagatgcagaagcaacagcaaatacagcagcagcaatatcaggagcagcagcaacaccaatatgagcagcagcagtatcaGCTGCAATTGGAGAAGCAGCATCTGGAAAAGCAGAAGCATCCGTACCAGCAGCAACTggaaaaacagcaacagcagcagcagcaacaacataaccaacagcaacaccaactgcaacaccaacagcaacaacatcagcaacagcaacagcaacatatacaacagcaacatcaacagcagcagcaacatcagccacTACCGCCAACTCTGCAACAGCAACCATCTCCGCCTAAGCCTCCCATGACACTCAGCGATATATTCAATAGCTTGGCTGAAGAGGAATCCAATGTGGCCCAGAACTACCAACAGAACCAAGGATTCGATGCCCAGGGCAATCTCATTCAGCCCATTGCACCATCCAAGCCATCGCCCTTCGCCATGCAGCAGCCAGGAACTCAGCAGCAGCCAGGATCACAGCAACCAGCACCACATCAGCGACCCAGTCCCAACGAGCAGAAGGTGATCTCAGGTAGCCAGGAGAACTACAGCAACGAGTACGTGTCCTACCAGGTGCAGCAGCCAAACATGATGCAATACCGACCTGTGCCGGGCCAGATCAATAATGTGGTGATTTCGCCGGGACAGCAGTCAGCCTCTTTCGTTCTCGGCAGTCAGGTGCAACAGGTTAGCGTGGGCCATCCGAGCATTGAGAAGGAACCACTGTTCGCCAAGGACACGCCAGGTGTTCAATATGGTCAGGTGATCAACGAAGACATTGGCAACATTAAGCGACCCCTCAAGGAACCACTGCCTCCGCCACCGAACTTCCAACAGATGCCAAGCGTTCAGCAGAACTCAAACTTCCATCAGAACGGAAATGTGGCGACATCGGGAGCACCTGGAACCGTTTCCTACCAAGAGCCACCACCAGAGGCACCGACTCCCTATCAACAGCTTCCCCTAATCGGTTCCAACAAGCGACCATCTAAGAAACCCGTGACCAAGCCCGAGCAGCCTTCTCATCCCTACCCACCGCAGCAATCTTCGACCCCACAGAAACCACAGCCCACTCCGCCGGTTTTGATGCAGGGAGAGGATACCAAGGAACTTCTTGTCTCCACCAACATTCGTTTCCCAGCCCAGGGAGAAGAGTCACTGGAACTGCCCTCCTCCGCTGTGATGCAAGGTCCTCCGGCGGGACCTAGCATTAATGGCCATGCACAACCATTGAGTCTACAGCAAATTCAGAACTCGAATCCTGTTGTCTTTCCCAAGCCCATGGATGAAGTAGCTCCTGGCAGCGCCAGTGTGCAGATCCAGCAGCACGAAGTGCTTAACCTGAGCCAGCAGAAACAACCATTG AAATTCCCTGCTCAACAGCCTGGCGAGCAACCCTCACTGGAAATGGAGCCACCTCCGCGATACCCAACCACAGTACCAGCTCATGCGCCACCGACTCCTGGCAAGCGACCACTGGGTACACCACCACCTTCCAACTTCTATAACGAGTACAACCGGAAACCACAAAACGGACCCCGTCCAAGCAATCtgccaaatattttgccaCAGTTCCGTCCGAATGCCAAGATTTCCAGCGGACATCCACCTGCCTTAAAGCAGGAACCGGGCAACATCCGTCTGCCTCAGCAAGGTGGTCCCGGTCCCAAACGTCCTTATAATCCTGCAATGCAACCTCAGTTTGCCCATCGCCGTCAGCCTTtgcaccagcagcatcagcaaatGATGCAGAAGCGATATCCCATGAATCGCATCTCGGAGTATCCCGTGGGGCCCGGTCCAGGAGGAGATGTTAATAGGAGAGTTTACAGACTTCCCCCGTATGGGGGACAGAATGTGCCCTATCTGCCCGATCACATGTATCCCCGTCGCCCCCAGGGCCCTGGTCCATTAAGATCCGTTGATGGCTATCCCGCTGAGCGACATGCACCTTCATCGGAACCCTACAAAACGATCGATGCCGAGGCAGCTGCCGACTTCGAGGAAGAAGATCTGGTGATCAACGATCCGCCACAGCCCGTGACACCTGGCAAGGATCGCAAGGGAGCGGAGGAGACGAAACTAGAGCCAGTGGTAACATTACAAATGTTGCAGTCACAAAAGAAGGCTGTGAGCCTGCCTGGTGATGATACGGGTGCAGGAGAGATCCAGGTCACGGCTGACAACGATCCCCAGGAAGCTGAGGCCTCCAAGCTCAGCCAGCAAAAGTTGGATCCCAGCGGCATGTACGTTGTCTTTCCGATGAAGAGTGCAGAGAAGGGACAGAGCGAAGGCGATGCTCCCTCAGCTCCAGCTGAGTACCAGAATACTCCTTTCTCCGTGATTCGCGATCAGCCCCAGGAACCCAttctcaaaaacaaaaagccacaatccctgcagcagcaaaacaagGCACAGCAAGTTCCCAAAGATAAGTTCCCCTATCCCATCGAGAAGCCAGACCCATCCTTTTCAGAGCTCCACCCCGAATCGCAGACTTCTGTTTCGGGAGTCCTCGTAGCCCCAAGGATCATTACGGGAGCTATGGGCACTGGGACAGAGACACCCATAGCAATTGCCTACACGCCCACAGAGCCGAATCCATTCCGCCACGAACAGGGGCAGAAATTCTCCAATATCAATCTGGCTACGTCGGTGATCAACGAGATCCGACAGGACACCCAGACGGAGGAGGGCCTGAGCAGTGATTTCGATCTGCGTGGCCAGAACTTCGAGAAGGACTTCATGGCACCATTTTACCCAAGTGTGAGCCTAGGTGGTGCCAGTGGAGCTGCAGCATTAAATCCAGCGGCTCCGAGTAACTGGAACATTCTGCCGTCGACCACGGATCAGGCGATCTATGAGAAGAACAACATTAACCGGGCTGATGTGGAACCCACAGAGCAAAAGAAACCAGAAGAGGAGCAGCCCACAGCTAGTCCGCTGGTAGCGGAGAAACCTTCTGAAATGGACAGCTTCCAGCCACAACTTCAAGGTGGCTTCAAACCCATTTACCCACCGGGCTACAAACACGTTGAGCAAGTGGAACAGGAAGAGATCGCAGGTGCCAAGAACGCTGGCAAGGACCAGCCAATCGCATTGCCACTGATGGGCACCACAGCCAAACCTTCGACATCAGCATCACCAGttagcagcagtagcagtagtTCCACCTCAACATCCTCTACCACATCCACGACCTCAACGACTCATCCACCCGGAGTAACGAAGTCGGATGTCACACTGGCCACCACCAAGGCGCCGGCAATCAGCACGAAGCCCACGCAGCGCAAGAAGTCCACCTTTGAGACGAGTCTGGCGGCCTTGCTCTTCGgagacgaggacgaggaggatggAGCACGCAAGTCCGCCGAGCTACCGAAGGCCCAAGTCGGACCCAGAAATGTGCCCCGAATGGGTCCCCGAAGTCTGACGATGAGCTAA
- the LOC6727497 gene encoding coiled-coil domain-containing protein 124 → MPKKMGINSKAVEARERKEATKKATQEKKSKEAEDRLWRDDDKNLAKKQQRKDEEERKRAEAAKRKAEAKALLDQEMSSINTQRKQPLAKINRQMILEEMEKKQRVIEAINEANKPMAARVVVQNHIEENLNRSMADTDVASNIDEALVVLSVNDSEEDKHPEKRMRAAYKTFEANNLPRIKAENPSLRMSQWKQLLMKEWNKSPDNPFNQAR, encoded by the exons ATGCCAAAGAAAATGGGAATCAACTCGAAGGCGGTGGAAGCTCGCGAGCGCAAGGAGGCCACCAAGAAGGCCACGCAGGAGAAGAAGAGCAAGGAGGCGGAGGATCGCCTGTGGCGCGATGACGACAAGAATCTGGCCAAGAAACAACAGCGCAAGGACGAGGAAGAGCGCAAGCGGGCGGAGGCGGCCAAGCGGAAGGCTGAGGCCAAAGCACTGCTGGACCAGGAAATGTCCTCCATCAACACGCAGCGCAAGCAGCCGCTGGCCAAGATCAACCGCCAGATGATTCTCGAGGAGATGGAGAAGAAGCAGCGCGTAATCGAGGCGATCAACGAGGCCAACAAGCCGATGGCCGCGCGAGTGGTGGTGCAAAACCATATCGAGGAGAATCTGAACCGATCCATGGCCGACACGGATGTGGCGTCCAACATTGACGAGGCCCTCGTGGTGCTCAG TGTAAATGACAGCGAAGAGGACAAGCATCCCGAGAAGCGAATGCGCGCCGCCTACAAGACCTTTGAAGCCAACAATCTGCCCCGCATTAAGGCTGAGAATCCTTCCCTTCGCATGTCCCAGTGGAAGCAGCTGCTGATGAAGGAATGGAACAAGTCCCCGGACAACCCATTCAACCAGGCGCGTTAA
- the LOC6727498 gene encoding pre-mRNA-splicing factor 18, producing the protein MDILKAEIARKRKLLEQKQLVDEKKKYFRRGDLNAKNTEEVLQKVGYIKQESVEAQGQTTEGAYSFVADGQNILPRTEVIRRLRERGEPILIFGETEPEAFDRLRQCEISQPEANRGFRNDFQEAMEQVDAAYLQEMFANTPTTKEDKKSDFAELDESVSWESIQKMAENMGRNKDYDMDVIITLLTFLLKLWNDQIANYSKHEKMSTKVKMTRVIYTQTKEYVKPLFRKLKHHTLPEDILDSLRDICKHLLNRNYITASDAYLEMAIGNAPWPIGVTMVGIHARTGREKIFSKNVAHVMNDETQRKYIQGLKRLMTKCQEYFPTDPSKCVEYVSKKDRE; encoded by the coding sequence ATGGATATTCTGAAAGCTGAAATAGCGCGAAAGCGCAAGCTGCTGGAGCAAAAGCAGCTGGTGGACGAAAAGAAGAAGTACTTCAGACGCGGTGACCTGAACGCCAAGAACACAGAGGAAGTGCTGCAGAAAGTGGGCTACATAAAGCAGGAGTCCGTCGAGGCACAAGGACAAACGACGGAGGGCGCGTACAGTTTTGTGGCCGATGGCCAGAACATATTGCCGCGCACGGAGGTCATTCGGAGGCTAAGGGAACGCGGCGAACCCATCCTTATATTTGGCGAAACGGAGCCCGAGGCATTTGACCGATTGCGACAATGCGAGATTTCGCAGCCAGAGGCCAATCGCGGTTTCCGCAACGATTTCCAGGAGGCCATGGAGCAGGTGGACGCCGCCTACCTGCAGGAGATGTTCGCCAACACACCCACCACCAAGGAAGACAAGAAGTCGGACTTCGCTGAGCTCGACGAGTCCGTGTCGTGGGAGAGCATACAGAAAATGGCTGAAAATATGGGCCGCAACAAGGACTATGACATGGATGTGATCATCACGCTGCTCACCTTCCTGCTCAAGCTGTGGAACGACCAGATTGCCAACTACAGCAAGCACGAAAAGATGTCCACAAAGGTGAAAATGACCCGCGTCATCTACACGCAGACAAAGGAGTACGTGAAGCCGCTGTTTCGCAAGCTGAAGCATCACACCCTGCCAGAGGACATTCTGGACAGTCTGCGAGACATCTGCAAGCACCTGCTTAACCGCAACTACATCACAGCCAGCGATGCCTACCTAGAAATGGCCATCGGAAACGCGCCTTGGCCCATTGGTGTCACTATGGTGGGTATCCACGCTCGTACGGGTCGCGAAAAGATTTTCTCCAAAAACGTAGCTCATGTAATGAACGATGAAACACAGCGGAAGTACATCCAGGGTCTCAAACGACTGATGACCAAGTGCCAGGAGTACTTTCCCACCGATCCCTCCAAGTGCGTGGAGTACGTCAGCAAGAAGGATCGCGAATAA
- the LOC6727499 gene encoding pyrroline-5-carboxylate reductase: MAKLDEKIGFIGGGNMAYAIGSGLVRCGIVKASQVQVSGPHIENLQRWRDLGAVTCDDNCMVLEHTDIVFICVKPHMLTPCAAQLKYKHVPSAKDASKLVVSVLAGTSLQTLEEAFSFMGSSELKVIRTMPNTSMQVGEGCTVYTGNARVSHHDLEKIHLMLNALGLAQQVPESMIDAVTGVAGCGPAFVYTIIEALADGGVKQGVPRQMALQFAAQTLLGAAKTVLLTGKHPAVLRDEVCSPGGATIVGVHELEKGNLRSTLINAVEKSSQRSAELGKK, from the exons ATGGCCAAGTTGGATGAAAAGATCGGCTTCATCGGGGGCGGAAACATGGCCTACGCCATAGGATCCGGACTGGTGCGCTGTGGGATCGTGAAGGCCAGCCAGGTGCAGGTCTCCGGTCCCCATATTGAGAACCTGCAGCGTTGGCGGGATCTGGGAGCTGTGACCTGCGACGACAACTGCATGGTGCTGGAGCACACGGACATAGTCTTTATCTGCGTAAAGCCGCACATGCTTACGCCGTGCGCCGCCCAGCTTAAGTACAAGCACGTGCCGTCGGCCAAGGATGCCAGCAAGCTGGTGGTGTCGGTTCTGGCGGGTACCAGCCTCCAAACGCTGGAGGAGGCCTTTAGCTTCATGGGCAGTTCGGAGCTGAAGGTAATACGCACCATGCCCAATACATCCATGCAGGTGGGCGAGGGCTGCACTGTTTACACTGGCAACGCACGCGTTTCGCATCACGACTTGGAAAAGATTCACCTAATGCTCAACGCCCTGGGACTGGCACAACAGGTGCCCGAGTCCATGATCGACGCCGTCACGGGGGTAGCTGGATGCGGTCCGGCATTCGTTTACACCATCATAGAGGCTCTGGCCGATGGAGGCGTCAAGCAGGGCGTCCCGCGTCAGATGGCGCTTCAGTTTGCGGCTCAAACGCTTCTGGGAGCGGCCAAAACGGTGCTGCTCACTGGCAAACATCCGGCGGTGCTGCGGGATGAAGTCTGCTCTCCCGGTGGCGCCACCATAGTAGGCGTTCATGAACTGGAAAAGGGGAACCTCAG GTCTACTTTAATAAACGCTGTGGAAAAGTCGTCACAGCGCTCTGCTGAACTGGGAAAGAAGTGA
- the LOC6727501 gene encoding glutamyl-tRNA(Gln) amidotransferase subunit A, mitochondrial isoform X1 translates to MRRHLQWSIKQLIASYSDGQLSPRRVTEEALQDALRWKTLNAFVRLTPEQAAQQAQDSEERYKLRQPISDLDGVTIAIKDNFCTKDVHTTCASRMLQDFVPPYDATVCSRLKQAGAVILGKTNMDQFAMGAGTVDSLYGPTKNIWSEDLDKDHWRIAGGSSGGSASAVAAGLCYAAIGSDTGGSTRNPASYCGVVGLKPTYGLVSRHGLIPLVNSMDVPGIFARSVSDCVAILNTVAGPDKLDSTTIRKPFTRLNLPEVGQIDLSTVRIGIPKEYHCHGLSAEVLETWSKVADLLECSGASVRQVSLPNTAASIFVYTILNQCEVASNMARYDGIEYGHRAADERSTEQLYALSRAEGFNEVVKTRILTGNFLLLKKNYDHYFEKALRVRRLIAEDFAKVFDSSAKEERVDILLTPTTLTEAPLYKDFASLTNRDQCAVQDFCTQPANMAGIPAVSIPIRLSRAGLPLSLQLMSNSLNEQLLLTVARWIEAQVEFDSLEHSQQYKASL, encoded by the exons ATGCGGCGTCACTTACAGTGGAGCATTAAGCAG CTAATAGCCAGTTACTCGGATGGTCAGCTGTCTCCTCGCCGGGTGACTGAAGAAGCTCTGCAAGATGCGCTGCGGTGGAAAACCCTGAATGCCTTTGTGCGTCTCACACCGGAACAGGCGGCGCAGCAGGCCCAGGACTCGGAGGAGCGCTATAAGCTAAGACAACCGATTAGTGATCTTGATGGAGTCACCATTGCCATCAAGGACAACTTTTGCACGAAAGATGTACACACCACCTGTGCCTCACG GATGCTCCAAGACTTTGTGCCGCCCTATGATGCCACTGTGTGCTCCAGACTTAAACAAGCCGGCGCTGTAATCCTGGGCAAGACGAATATGGATCAGTTTGCCATGGGCGCCGGCACTGTGGACTCCCTGTACGGGCCGACTAAGAACATCTGGAGCGAGGACCTTGACAAGGATCACTGGCGCATCGCGGGCGGCAGTTCCGGAGGCTCTGCATCCGCCGTGGCCGCGGGTCTTTGCTATGC AGCAATTGGCTCGGACACGGGTGGCTCCACCCGAAACCCGGCCTCGTACTGCGGCGTGGTGGGGCTAAAACCCACTTACGGCCTCGTTTCCCGCCACGGACTCATCCCGCTGGTCAATTCCATGGACGTGCCCGGCATTTTCGCCCGCTCCGTCAGTGATTGCGTGGCGATCCTGAATACAGTAGCAGGACCGGATAAACTGGACTCCACAACCATCAGGAAGCCTTTTACCAGGCTAAATCTGCCGGAAGTTGGGCAAATTGACCTGAGTACTGTGCGCATAGGAATACCAAAGGAATACCATTGCCACGGTCTCTCCGCCGAAGTTCTGGAAACGTGGTCTAAGGTGGCCGATTTGCTGGAGTGTAGCGGTGCCTCCGTCAGACAGGTTTCCCTGCCCAATACGGCAGCAAGTATATTCGTGTACACCATTCTTAATCAGTGCGAGGTGGCCAGCAACATGGCAAGGTACGATGGAATCGAGTACGGCCATCGGGCAGCAGACGAGCGCAGCACGGAGCAGTTGTATGCCCTATCCAGGGCCGAGGGATTCAACGAGGTGGTTAAGACACGCATACTCACGGGAAACTTTCTGCTGCTGAAAAAGAACTATGATCACTACTTTGAGAAGGCTTTGCGGGTGCGCCGCCTCATTGCAGAGGACTTTGCAAAAGTGTTTGATTCCTCGGCCAAAGAGGAGCGGGTGGACATCCTTCTCACGCCGACAACTCTTACAGAGGCTCCGCTGTACAAGGACTTCGCCTCCCTGACCAACAGGGATCAGTGTGCCGTGCAGGACTTTTGCACTCAGCCAGCCAACATGGCTGGAATTCCCGCCGTGTCTATCCCAATTCGTCTGTCCCGGGCAGGATTGCCCTTGAGCCTTCAGCTGATGAGCAACAGCCTCAACGAGCAGTTACTGCTCACAGTGGCACGCTGGATAGAGGCTCAGGTGGAATTCGACAGCCTGGAGCACTCGCAACAGTATAAGGCTAGTttgtaa
- the LOC6727502 gene encoding NADH dehydrogenase [ubiquinone] 1 beta subcomplex subunit 11, mitochondrial, with protein MAALFRLTNRAVALQRSLVANQAAVVRAINTSPKKDETITAPTSLTTEDFANPNPKNWQSYGFDYKDQVEDRKATKATFFFTVTLCLVWGGFYWAYLPDTQFRNWAQREGFLELRRREQAGVDLVSPNYVDPASITLPSDEDLGDTEIII; from the coding sequence ATGGCTGCGCTTTTTCGTCTGACCAACCGCGCCGTTGCGCTGCAGCGTTCCCTGGTGGCCAACCAGGCGGCAGTAGTGCGGGCAATCAACACGTCGCCGAAGAAGGATGAGACCATCACGGCCCCCACTTCACTTACGACCGAGGACTTCGCCAATCCGAATCCCAAGAACTGGCAGAGCTACGGATTCGACTACAAGGACCAGGTGGAGGACCGCAAGGCCACCAAGGCGACGTTCTTCTTTACGGTGACACTGTGCCTGGTTTGGGGCGGCTTCTACTGGGCATACCTGCCCGACACTCAGTTCCGTAACTGGGCCCAGCGTGAGGGCTTCTTGGAGCTGCGTCGCCGCGAACAGGCCGGCGTCGATCTGGTCAGCCCCAACTACGTGGACCCAGCCAGCATTACACTGCCCTCGGACGAGGATCTGGGCGACACCGAGATCATCATCTAA
- the LOC6727501 gene encoding glutamyl-tRNA(Gln) amidotransferase subunit A, mitochondrial isoform X2: MDVPGIFARSVSDCVAILNTVAGPDKLDSTTIRKPFTRLNLPEVGQIDLSTVRIGIPKEYHCHGLSAEVLETWSKVADLLECSGASVRQVSLPNTAASIFVYTILNQCEVASNMARYDGIEYGHRAADERSTEQLYALSRAEGFNEVVKTRILTGNFLLLKKNYDHYFEKALRVRRLIAEDFAKVFDSSAKEERVDILLTPTTLTEAPLYKDFASLTNRDQCAVQDFCTQPANMAGIPAVSIPIRLSRAGLPLSLQLMSNSLNEQLLLTVARWIEAQVEFDSLEHSQQYKASL, from the coding sequence ATGGACGTGCCCGGCATTTTCGCCCGCTCCGTCAGTGATTGCGTGGCGATCCTGAATACAGTAGCAGGACCGGATAAACTGGACTCCACAACCATCAGGAAGCCTTTTACCAGGCTAAATCTGCCGGAAGTTGGGCAAATTGACCTGAGTACTGTGCGCATAGGAATACCAAAGGAATACCATTGCCACGGTCTCTCCGCCGAAGTTCTGGAAACGTGGTCTAAGGTGGCCGATTTGCTGGAGTGTAGCGGTGCCTCCGTCAGACAGGTTTCCCTGCCCAATACGGCAGCAAGTATATTCGTGTACACCATTCTTAATCAGTGCGAGGTGGCCAGCAACATGGCAAGGTACGATGGAATCGAGTACGGCCATCGGGCAGCAGACGAGCGCAGCACGGAGCAGTTGTATGCCCTATCCAGGGCCGAGGGATTCAACGAGGTGGTTAAGACACGCATACTCACGGGAAACTTTCTGCTGCTGAAAAAGAACTATGATCACTACTTTGAGAAGGCTTTGCGGGTGCGCCGCCTCATTGCAGAGGACTTTGCAAAAGTGTTTGATTCCTCGGCCAAAGAGGAGCGGGTGGACATCCTTCTCACGCCGACAACTCTTACAGAGGCTCCGCTGTACAAGGACTTCGCCTCCCTGACCAACAGGGATCAGTGTGCCGTGCAGGACTTTTGCACTCAGCCAGCCAACATGGCTGGAATTCCCGCCGTGTCTATCCCAATTCGTCTGTCCCGGGCAGGATTGCCCTTGAGCCTTCAGCTGATGAGCAACAGCCTCAACGAGCAGTTACTGCTCACAGTGGCACGCTGGATAGAGGCTCAGGTGGAATTCGACAGCCTGGAGCACTCGCAACAGTATAAGGCTAGTttgtaa